One genomic window of Tachypleus tridentatus isolate NWPU-2018 chromosome 12, ASM421037v1, whole genome shotgun sequence includes the following:
- the LOC143235175 gene encoding protein inscuteable homolog isoform X1, whose translation MFLKTQFRRDFPIRRTSNQNHYRPLKMYDSIRKHEQIIQQRKNSVTAESATFNSHQFQFYPASFSQQQNHHDETKVHRTGSFIDKQSSKAPARFQNNNLTLPSSENCTVICTDCGENLSESVLCKYASPRGTTLQRRVEPTASTKTSMVKNLQTNLSIHGQKVDEFLNIRFNTSTPKTNVLTKCIAKSSTIGNPTEIVSSSPFEEVTVRNKDALNLKDRQNSHCHEIGKVPRRNVLPDRIKITSPGGSAHDYSYPCCQSFTSNSSNGSKNRVHDQFSRTTNSKDVTKLQVNSNKEMLSTETNFSRGLNTDIDCCRELTNAHPQQDGGLSIPQTKNIFVKQFQEQLMVDETLKENYTNKVLKRQNVEETKYICKPLVKPSVIKHEATTEDKDVKILNNVHLGKDISCQFRNLLVPPKDRSLTRIKSSSVQRWLNDIRLQAETESLSALQSNCLARNPDLLGTLVVSKSLNAIATLQDRIEDIMTDFTHALKNINKGQWEKFRSNAIQMCSDVRILVENSENYTLSVETDVVKIQNQLWKACGQLEAHCETFLHRDFENEKRNLTEEILKCLKKTREYFERFTDLLYLKELKIVVEGVEESRNNFCVKKTIATFISLSLIGERMCENIVKVGGVRTLVALCAERNWRHLHIAILRVLTILCCIPSAVQQMEEAKGIKIITNILCDNFLSLELRGEVAGLITQITSPLMVSSISNLSEFIKNMEKLVHSLTELASRATNKEIILLATAALANLSLLHTSVCTVLRKYKSLKVLVSACYHSDVHNSVFIKDQVATIMATMAVSCDCQQEIITSGGIELLMNFLEMQPSKFHSEAELVACERVKQKADIALSQLCMDLKTTAKTAQIQGVQLFLSSCKKEEVNGDYSTLVNCEETLKQIGTVCDTKVSGKLVTPVKEIFEHTRYSSKQSFFI comes from the exons ATGTTCCTCAAAACTCAGTTCCGGAGAGATTTTCCTATTCGGCGAACTTCAAATCAAAATCACTATAGGCCATTGAAGATGTATGATTCAATTCGAAAACACGAGCAAATAATTCAACAACGCAAAAATTCCGTCACTGCTGAATCCGCCACATTCAACAGCCATCAGTTCCAGTTTTATCCAGCTAGTTTCAGTCAACAACAGAATCATCATGACGAAACAAAAGTCCATAGAACCGGAAGCTTTATTGATAAACAATCTTCCAAGGCTCCGGCtagatttcaaaataataatctCACTTTACCAAGTTCAGAAAATTGTACAGTTATCTGTACTGATTGTGGTGAGAACTTATCAGAATCTGTATTATGCAAATACGCTTCACCTCGCGGAACAACTCTCCAGCGCCGCGTGGAACCAACTGCAAGTACTAAAACCAGTATGGTAAAGAATCTACAGACAAATCTTTCAATCCATGGACAAAAAGTTGATGAATTTCTCAATATACGTTTCAATACCAGCACTCCAAAAACGAACGTCTTAACAAAGTGTATCGCTAAAAGTAGTACAATTGGAAACCCTACTGAAATTGTTTCGTCTTCACCTTTTGAAGAAGTTACCGTTAGAAATAAGGACGCGCTCAATTTGAAGGACCGTCAGAACTCACATTGTCACGAAATAGGTAAAGTTCCTAGAAGAAACGTTTTGCCAGATAGGATAAAAATAACATCTCCAGGTGGCAGCGCACATGATTATTCATATCCATGTTGCCAGTCCTTTACATCAAATTCTTCAAATGGTTCAAAAAACCGTGTGCACGATCAGTTTTCTCGAACCACGAACAGTAAGGATGTTACTAAGTTACAAGTTAATAGCAATAAAGAAATGTTATCTACTGAAACCAACTTCAGCAGAGGTTTAAACACTGACATTGATTGTTGTAGAGAACTTACAAACGCACATCCTCAACAAGATGGTGGTTTGAGTATTCCACAGactaaaaacatatttgtaaaacaatttcaagaacaGTTGATGGTTGATGAAACCCTAAAGGAGAATTATACCAACAAGGTCCTCAAGCGACAAAATGTTgaggaaacaaaatatatatgtaaaccaTTAGTCAAGCCCTCGGTGATAAAACATGAAGCAACAACAGAAGATAAAGATGTAAAAATCTTGAATAATGTACATTTGGGTAAAGATATATCGTGCCAATTTAGAAATTTACTGGTTCCCCCAAAGGACAGGTCACTTACACGTATAAAATCTTCTAGTGTTCAACGGTGGTTAAATGATATCCGATTACAAGCAGAAACGGAGTCTTTAAGTGCTTTACAAAGTAACTGCTTAGCCCGTAATCCTGATTTGCTGGGAACGTTAGTCGTCTCTAAATCGTTGA ACGCCATAGCCACTCTGCAAGATAGGATCGAAGATATCATGACAGACTTTACTCATGCCCTTAAGAATATCAACAAGGGTCAGTGGGAGAAATTCAGATCCAATGCCATCCAGATGTGTAGTGACGTCCGTATTTTAGTTGAAAATAGCGAAAATTACACCCTAAGTGTGGAAACTGACGTTGTTAAG ATTCAGAATCAACTTTGGAAGGCTTGTGGCCAATTGGAAGCACATTGCGAAAc TTTTCTTCACAGAGACTTtgaaaatgaaaagagaaatCTTACAGAAGAAATCTTGAAATGTCTGAAGAAGACACGAGAATATTTTGAACGATTCACAGACTTGCTTTACCTGAAAGAATTAAAG ATCGTCGTAGAGGGCGTCGAAGAAAGCAGAAACAATTTTTGTGTCAAGAAAACAATTGCAACATTTATCAGTTTGAGTCTGATTGGAGAACGTATGTGTGAGAACATAGTAAAA GTTGGTGGAGTTAGAACTTTAGTTGCATTGTGTGCAGAGCGAAATTGGCGCCACCTTCATATAGCCATTCTTCGTGTGTTGACTATCTTGTGCTGTATTCCTTCTGCAGTTCAACAGATGGAAGAG gCCAAAggaattaaaattattaccaaCATCCTTTGTGACAACTTTTTAAGCCTTGAACTACGAGGTGAGGTGGCTGGATTAATAACTCAAATAACTTCTCCCTTGATGGTCAGCAGTATTTCAAACCTATctgagtttattaaaaatatggaGAAACTTGTACACTCTTTAACAG AATTAGCTTCGAGGGCAACTAACAAAGAAATCATTCTACTGGCTACTGCAGCTCTTGCTAATTTATCATTACTTCATACTTCAGTGTGTACTGTATTGAGAAAATACAAATCTTTAAAAGTCCTCGTTTCAGCCTGTTACCATAGTGATGTGCATAACTCGGTTTTTATTAAAGATCAG GTAGCAACAATAATGGCCACCATGGCGGTATCCTGTGACTGCCAGCAGGAGATTATCACCAGTGGAGGTATAGAATTACTCATGAATTTCCTTGAAATGCAACCATCCAAATTCCATAGTGAGGCTGAGCTAGTAGCGTGTGAGAGAGTGAAACAGAAGGCTGACATTGCCCTCTCCCAACTTTGCATGGATTTAAAGACTACTGCTAAAACTGCACAGATCCAAG
- the LOC143235175 gene encoding protein inscuteable homolog isoform X2 — MFLKTQFRRDFPIRRTSNQNHYRPLKMYDSIRKHEQIIQQRKNSVTAESATFNSHQFQFYPASFSQQQNHHDETKVHRTGSFIDKQSSKAPARFQNNNLTLPSSENCTVICTDCGENLSESVLCKYASPRGTTLQRRVEPTASTKTSMVKNLQTNLSIHGQKVDEFLNIRFNTSTPKTNVLTKCIAKSSTIGNPTEIVSSSPFEEVTVRNKDALNLKDRQNSHCHEIGKVPRRNVLPDRIKITSPGGSAHDYSYPCCQSFTSNSSNGSKNRVHDQFSRTTNSKDVTKLQVNSNKEMLSTETNFSRGLNTDIDCCRELTNAHPQQDGGLSIPQTKNIFVKQFQEQLMVDETLKENYTNKVLKRQNVEETKYICKPLVKPSVIKHEATTEDKDVKILNNVHLGKDISCQFRNLLVPPKDRSLTRIKSSSVQRWLNDIRLQAETESLSALQSNCLARNPDLLGTLVVSKSLNAIATLQDRIEDIMTDFTHALKNINKGQWEKFRSNAIQMCSDVRILVENSENYTLSVETDVVKIQNQLWKACGQLEAHCETDFENEKRNLTEEILKCLKKTREYFERFTDLLYLKELKIVVEGVEESRNNFCVKKTIATFISLSLIGERMCENIVKVGGVRTLVALCAERNWRHLHIAILRVLTILCCIPSAVQQMEEAKGIKIITNILCDNFLSLELRGEVAGLITQITSPLMVSSISNLSEFIKNMEKLVHSLTELASRATNKEIILLATAALANLSLLHTSVCTVLRKYKSLKVLVSACYHSDVHNSVFIKDQVATIMATMAVSCDCQQEIITSGGIELLMNFLEMQPSKFHSEAELVACERVKQKADIALSQLCMDLKTTAKTAQIQGVQLFLSSCKKEEVNGDYSTLVNCEETLKQIGTVCDTKVSGKLVTPVKEIFEHTRYSSKQSFFI, encoded by the exons ATGTTCCTCAAAACTCAGTTCCGGAGAGATTTTCCTATTCGGCGAACTTCAAATCAAAATCACTATAGGCCATTGAAGATGTATGATTCAATTCGAAAACACGAGCAAATAATTCAACAACGCAAAAATTCCGTCACTGCTGAATCCGCCACATTCAACAGCCATCAGTTCCAGTTTTATCCAGCTAGTTTCAGTCAACAACAGAATCATCATGACGAAACAAAAGTCCATAGAACCGGAAGCTTTATTGATAAACAATCTTCCAAGGCTCCGGCtagatttcaaaataataatctCACTTTACCAAGTTCAGAAAATTGTACAGTTATCTGTACTGATTGTGGTGAGAACTTATCAGAATCTGTATTATGCAAATACGCTTCACCTCGCGGAACAACTCTCCAGCGCCGCGTGGAACCAACTGCAAGTACTAAAACCAGTATGGTAAAGAATCTACAGACAAATCTTTCAATCCATGGACAAAAAGTTGATGAATTTCTCAATATACGTTTCAATACCAGCACTCCAAAAACGAACGTCTTAACAAAGTGTATCGCTAAAAGTAGTACAATTGGAAACCCTACTGAAATTGTTTCGTCTTCACCTTTTGAAGAAGTTACCGTTAGAAATAAGGACGCGCTCAATTTGAAGGACCGTCAGAACTCACATTGTCACGAAATAGGTAAAGTTCCTAGAAGAAACGTTTTGCCAGATAGGATAAAAATAACATCTCCAGGTGGCAGCGCACATGATTATTCATATCCATGTTGCCAGTCCTTTACATCAAATTCTTCAAATGGTTCAAAAAACCGTGTGCACGATCAGTTTTCTCGAACCACGAACAGTAAGGATGTTACTAAGTTACAAGTTAATAGCAATAAAGAAATGTTATCTACTGAAACCAACTTCAGCAGAGGTTTAAACACTGACATTGATTGTTGTAGAGAACTTACAAACGCACATCCTCAACAAGATGGTGGTTTGAGTATTCCACAGactaaaaacatatttgtaaaacaatttcaagaacaGTTGATGGTTGATGAAACCCTAAAGGAGAATTATACCAACAAGGTCCTCAAGCGACAAAATGTTgaggaaacaaaatatatatgtaaaccaTTAGTCAAGCCCTCGGTGATAAAACATGAAGCAACAACAGAAGATAAAGATGTAAAAATCTTGAATAATGTACATTTGGGTAAAGATATATCGTGCCAATTTAGAAATTTACTGGTTCCCCCAAAGGACAGGTCACTTACACGTATAAAATCTTCTAGTGTTCAACGGTGGTTAAATGATATCCGATTACAAGCAGAAACGGAGTCTTTAAGTGCTTTACAAAGTAACTGCTTAGCCCGTAATCCTGATTTGCTGGGAACGTTAGTCGTCTCTAAATCGTTGA ACGCCATAGCCACTCTGCAAGATAGGATCGAAGATATCATGACAGACTTTACTCATGCCCTTAAGAATATCAACAAGGGTCAGTGGGAGAAATTCAGATCCAATGCCATCCAGATGTGTAGTGACGTCCGTATTTTAGTTGAAAATAGCGAAAATTACACCCTAAGTGTGGAAACTGACGTTGTTAAG ATTCAGAATCAACTTTGGAAGGCTTGTGGCCAATTGGAAGCACATTGCGAAAc AGACTTtgaaaatgaaaagagaaatCTTACAGAAGAAATCTTGAAATGTCTGAAGAAGACACGAGAATATTTTGAACGATTCACAGACTTGCTTTACCTGAAAGAATTAAAG ATCGTCGTAGAGGGCGTCGAAGAAAGCAGAAACAATTTTTGTGTCAAGAAAACAATTGCAACATTTATCAGTTTGAGTCTGATTGGAGAACGTATGTGTGAGAACATAGTAAAA GTTGGTGGAGTTAGAACTTTAGTTGCATTGTGTGCAGAGCGAAATTGGCGCCACCTTCATATAGCCATTCTTCGTGTGTTGACTATCTTGTGCTGTATTCCTTCTGCAGTTCAACAGATGGAAGAG gCCAAAggaattaaaattattaccaaCATCCTTTGTGACAACTTTTTAAGCCTTGAACTACGAGGTGAGGTGGCTGGATTAATAACTCAAATAACTTCTCCCTTGATGGTCAGCAGTATTTCAAACCTATctgagtttattaaaaatatggaGAAACTTGTACACTCTTTAACAG AATTAGCTTCGAGGGCAACTAACAAAGAAATCATTCTACTGGCTACTGCAGCTCTTGCTAATTTATCATTACTTCATACTTCAGTGTGTACTGTATTGAGAAAATACAAATCTTTAAAAGTCCTCGTTTCAGCCTGTTACCATAGTGATGTGCATAACTCGGTTTTTATTAAAGATCAG GTAGCAACAATAATGGCCACCATGGCGGTATCCTGTGACTGCCAGCAGGAGATTATCACCAGTGGAGGTATAGAATTACTCATGAATTTCCTTGAAATGCAACCATCCAAATTCCATAGTGAGGCTGAGCTAGTAGCGTGTGAGAGAGTGAAACAGAAGGCTGACATTGCCCTCTCCCAACTTTGCATGGATTTAAAGACTACTGCTAAAACTGCACAGATCCAAG